From Malus sylvestris chromosome 1, drMalSylv7.2, whole genome shotgun sequence:
GACATACACACTGTAAGATTGCAAACACAATTTTAATATTAGCTCCATATATATTAACCATCCAAGCATGATCTCATccgaaattgttattagcaatACAAGTAGTCATTGACTTTATTTTTGATAAATCATATATAACTCACCTTCATGAAAATTGCATCTCCTTTTGGAACAGTTCCAAACATGTCTCCTCCAATGTGCTCCACACCTgtatccaaatccatagatctcaAACTCATTAGGAAAAATGATAAATAGtacaagcatttttttttaatacaagcaaATACTGGAGGAGAGGAATCAAACACAAGGTTTTTTCTTAACTAATGGAGCTACAAGCATAATTGTAAATGAAGAATCTACCAGGATATTGGGGGGCATCTTTGATGACATGAGGCAAGTCGAAGTTAATGCCCTTAATCGAAGGGTACTTAGAAACGATCATGTTAATGACAGCACCAGTGCCACCACCAACATCAACGACGGATGTGAGGCCCTCAAAGCCCTTGTAGGTCTCAAGAATTTTCTTCATGGTAATGGTGGAGATGTCAGCCATTGCCCTGTTGAAGACCTTGTTGAATCTTGGGTCAGTGCTATGGTACTCAAAAGCAGTCATTCCATAGGCCTTGTTGAAGGGAATCCCTCCTTCAAGAACTGCATCTTTCAGGTGGTACCTGCAGAAACCCAAACATACATGTCAGACTCACAACCAAAAGCACATATTATGTGTAAAATAAAACGATATGCCAATGGGTCAGTAACGGTCATATGGGTTGGCCCATATTGGTTTATACTACAATAGCAAAGGCACAAGGTATATTGGACTGGGCAATTGGTAAAGCAGTAAACCGTTGTATCCGAGTTAAATTTTAACTTCTGACATTTTATTATACTATAATTCATGAGAAGGAAATTCAAATTTATGCGTTAATGAAAAAACACACGTCATTAGTTAATTGATCTAATTCATATTGTAATTACATTTTTACGATGAAAAGAACAAGAGTGGTATTCGGGGATATTGCTCTTCGCACTCTTTTACCTTTTCACacatctttattaatttttatctattaatttttttcaactCATTCTattcaaaagtcaaaatttgagaaaaatatataaaagataaaaataagtgTATTTAAAGCACCACACATCATAAAATAGGTCACCAGACATCACTCATCATATACCGTTCATATCCTTTCGTGTATGAGGCATATGTTGTCAATTTATTCTTCCATTTATCGGTCCTCTCCAACGCCTTCTGCCTTTTTTATGCCACACAAGTCCAAAAGTATAGTAAATTCGACTATATTCTAACTTTAGTTTGATGTACTTATAAATTAATGTTGAGACTCAACTAATCAAATCGAACAACTGTAAAATGTCACGTGGTAATAATTGGTCACTTCTTTGTTAAtttgaaatttagattttaTTTGAAGGTTTAAAACATAATGAGATTTGCcactacggtttagtggtattctttttcatttgtaagtgagatatCTTATGTTCGATTATCGCTAAAGGCGAAttcgaatcacattattgctaacccattataAGGTTAAGTCCACCCTCTcattttagtatagataatatcgtttaatttgttaaaaaaaaaacataatgggATTTTGCCActtaaaagtgaatttgaaccacattattgttagctcattagAAGACTCAACCCACTTTTCTAccttgtagataatatcgtttgttaagaaaaagaaaatgtaatGAGATTTTGTCTCCAAAACAATTGTtgcaaggatttttttttttaacaatcgatattatttacactaagggggagtgAGCAGTCTAAGCCTTACAATGAtgtagcaataatgtggttcatattcttctttggcaagaatcgaacctaagacctctcacttacaagtaaagataaataccactaaaccgtaatactaaTTAAGTGGCGCAAAGACTTTAACTCTaaacaacacaaacaaaaaaaatgaaacggCTTCACCTAACGGGACTCTAAAACTTCGAACCCCCAAACACCAAACCGGCCAAAGGTAACAGTAGCATTTTATGATTGTATTATGATCAACCTAGCTATTTAAATCCTATTAATTAATGTTTGATAAGATCCAATTAAGATGATAAATTAAGAAGAATGGTAAGTACCAGCTCTCAACAGGGACCTTGTCCAGGTTCATGAGGCAGAGAGAAGCAATAGAAACACCATCCTCATTCGTTGTCAGGAACTTACAGACAGGGCCTAGGCCGTACAGCCGCTCGACTTTGCCATCCTGAAGCGTGCGGAGGGAGTAAGTGAGGATGGAGTAGCTGGCCAGGAGGCGCAGCATGCGGTCCAGCATGACGGGCGCGTCAGGGTTCTTGGTCGGCAGCTGCGAAGCTAAGTCCGCCGGAGAGACGAAAGCACCAGGCCCGGCTTTCGCCATAATCTCAAGGAGGT
This genomic window contains:
- the LOC126625233 gene encoding caffeic acid 3-O-methyltransferase-like, coding for MDSTRETQMTPTQVSDEEASLFAMQLASASVLPMVLKATIELDLLEIMAKAGPGAFVSPADLASQLPTKNPDAPVMLDRMLRLLASYSILTYSLRTLQDGKVERLYGLGPVCKFLTTNEDGVSIASLCLMNLDKVPVESWYHLKDAVLEGGIPFNKAYGMTAFEYHSTDPRFNKVFNRAMADISTITMKKILETYKGFEGLTSVVDVGGGTGAVINMIVSKYPSIKGINFDLPHVIKDAPQYPGVEHIGGDMFGTVPKGDAIFMKCVCHDWSDEHCLKILKNCYAALPDNGKVILAECILQVAPTSNLATKVVAHHDLIMLTNSPSGRERTEEEFEVLAKGSGFQGFRVMCPAFNTYVIELLKKN